One part of the Chryseobacterium sp. 7 genome encodes these proteins:
- the gndA gene encoding NADP-dependent phosphogluconate dehydrogenase, whose protein sequence is MERYSYGMVGLGVMGRNLLYNIADNGFSIAGFDLDQNKVKELEKEAASEMKVKGTGSLEDFVSALETPRKIILMVPAGKPVDAVLESITPLLSEGDIVIDAGNSYFEDTNRRVADLASKKLHFMGMGVSGGEKGARRGPSIMPGGDLEAFKLLKPMLEAIAAKVDNEACTAYMGKGSAGNYVKMVHNGIEYAIMQLISEAYDLLKRGAGLNNDQLYQVFRDWNNGEMNSFLIEITRDIFTQKDTFTENYLVDQILDKAGAKGTGKWTSEQAMEIGVSIPTIDIAVTSRILSAYKEERIQASKIYSEKEITKPENTELFIQEVGDALFLSTLISYAQGLSLLVKASEEYGFEIPLKDVVKIWRGGCIIRSVLLEKFYSAYTQNPNLSNILLDHDISELVKSKIKALRKTAGFAVTNGISSLGIQTALGYFDAYTTESLPVNLIQAQRDYFGAHTYQRIDREGVFHTSWQTANN, encoded by the coding sequence ATGGAAAGATATAGTTATGGAATGGTTGGCCTTGGAGTAATGGGGCGGAATCTGCTTTATAATATTGCTGACAATGGGTTTTCAATCGCAGGATTCGACCTTGATCAGAATAAAGTTAAAGAATTAGAAAAGGAAGCCGCTTCAGAAATGAAAGTGAAAGGTACAGGCTCTTTAGAAGATTTTGTATCAGCATTAGAAACCCCAAGGAAAATTATTTTGATGGTTCCTGCCGGAAAACCTGTGGATGCCGTACTGGAAAGCATCACACCGCTTTTGAGTGAAGGTGATATTGTAATAGATGCAGGAAACTCTTATTTTGAAGATACCAACAGACGAGTTGCTGATCTTGCATCCAAAAAACTTCACTTTATGGGAATGGGAGTGTCTGGTGGTGAAAAAGGTGCCAGAAGAGGACCAAGTATAATGCCTGGAGGAGATCTTGAAGCTTTTAAACTTTTAAAACCAATGCTGGAAGCCATTGCCGCAAAAGTAGATAACGAAGCATGTACCGCTTACATGGGCAAAGGATCTGCCGGAAACTATGTGAAAATGGTACATAACGGTATTGAATATGCCATCATGCAGCTTATCAGTGAAGCTTATGACCTTCTTAAAAGAGGAGCTGGTTTAAATAATGATCAGCTTTACCAGGTTTTCAGAGACTGGAATAATGGGGAAATGAACTCTTTCCTGATCGAAATTACCAGAGATATTTTCACACAGAAAGATACATTCACAGAAAATTATCTTGTGGATCAGATTTTAGATAAAGCCGGAGCCAAAGGAACCGGAAAATGGACTTCTGAGCAGGCTATGGAAATTGGAGTTTCTATTCCAACCATTGATATTGCGGTAACTTCCAGAATTTTATCAGCCTATAAAGAAGAAAGAATTCAGGCTTCAAAAATATATTCTGAAAAAGAAATCACAAAACCGGAAAACACAGAATTGTTTATTCAGGAGGTAGGTGATGCGCTTTTCCTTTCAACATTAATCAGCTATGCACAAGGTTTATCTTTATTGGTAAAAGCATCTGAAGAATATGGCTTTGAAATTCCATTGAAAGATGTGGTGAAAATCTGGAGAGGAGGATGTATCATTCGTTCTGTATTGCTGGAGAAATTCTATTCTGCATACACTCAAAATCCTAATCTTTCTAATATTCTTCTTGATCACGATATTTCCGAACTGGTAAAATCTAAGATCAAAGCGTTAAGAAAAACAGCCGGATTTGCCGTTACCAACGGAATTTCAAGTTTAGGAATTCAGACCGCTTTAGGATATTTTGATGCTTATACCACAGAATCTCTTCCTGTGAACTTAATCCAGGCTCAGCGTGATTATTTCGGTGCTCATACTTATCAGCGTATTGACAGAGAGGGCGTTTTTCACACTTCTTGGCAAACAGCAAACAACTAA
- a CDS encoding prevent-host-death protein: protein MNYKLELNTQEPNSKIVFHNVKFDSFKINIVERYIGSMKARPTLCEVLFKVRTLDDVLINRRDGNIRVKIKGDDFETYQKLSRDLNSYEYKNKLINRKEVEENYVHFILSLVIANYQLN, encoded by the coding sequence ATGAACTATAAACTTGAACTCAACACTCAGGAGCCTAATTCTAAAATTGTTTTTCATAACGTCAAATTTGATTCGTTCAAGATTAATATAGTTGAAAGATATATCGGGTCCATGAAGGCCCGTCCTACATTATGTGAAGTTTTATTTAAAGTAAGAACTTTAGATGATGTACTCATCAACAGAAGAGACGGTAACATCAGAGTAAAGATTAAGGGTGATGATTTTGAAACGTATCAGAAATTATCCAGAGATCTTAATTCTTATGAATATAAAAACAAACTGATCAATAGAAAAGAGGTTGAAGAGAACTATGTGCACTTCATTCTGAGTTTAGTGATTGCGAATTATCAGCTTAACTAA
- a CDS encoding response regulator transcription factor, with protein MSDKINLLYTRKRSGNVSFAEEKSVNKYFNVLKALSKTSLGCAYIADLKTRKLEFISGNPLLFSGLGAAEVEKMGYSFFRKYTKKEDLEILKKVSTNGLKFFECLSPEEKKAHTITYDFHVKSANSVDVLVNHKITPIEICDQGEISKIVCVVSYSLSRTAGNIRVISNTSDSYWKYNLFTGKWTEECKITLKIREIEIIRLYLQGLTIEEIAEQLFVSPSTIKFHRSKLFERIGVKNIIEAISYVISNNLI; from the coding sequence ATGAGTGATAAAATAAATTTATTATATACCAGGAAAAGATCTGGTAATGTGTCGTTTGCTGAAGAAAAGAGCGTGAATAAATACTTTAATGTGCTGAAAGCCTTATCAAAAACCAGCTTGGGCTGCGCGTACATTGCAGATCTCAAAACAAGAAAACTGGAATTTATTTCAGGGAATCCTTTACTTTTTTCCGGACTGGGTGCTGCTGAGGTTGAAAAAATGGGTTATAGCTTTTTCCGTAAATACACCAAGAAGGAGGATCTCGAAATATTAAAAAAAGTAAGCACTAATGGGCTGAAGTTCTTCGAGTGTCTTTCACCGGAAGAAAAAAAAGCACATACCATTACCTATGATTTCCATGTTAAATCTGCTAATAGTGTAGATGTTCTTGTGAATCATAAAATTACACCTATAGAAATCTGTGATCAGGGAGAAATTTCTAAAATAGTCTGTGTAGTATCCTATTCCCTGAGCCGAACTGCTGGAAATATCCGTGTCATTTCCAACACATCGGATTCTTATTGGAAGTATAATCTTTTTACCGGAAAATGGACAGAAGAATGTAAAATTACCTTGAAAATAAGGGAAATTGAAATTATAAGGCTCTATCTTCAGGGGTTAACAATAGAAGAAATTGCAGAGCAGTTGTTTGTATCTCCCAGTACCATAAAGTTTCACAGGAGCAAATTGTTTGAAAGAATTGGAGTGAAAAATATTATTGAAGCAATTTCTTACGTAATATCGAATAATTTGATTTAA